The Megalobrama amblycephala isolate DHTTF-2021 linkage group LG20, ASM1881202v1, whole genome shotgun sequence genome includes a window with the following:
- the slc16a9b gene encoding monocarboxylate transporter 9b, with the protein MSARNTRQAPDGGWGWAIVVASFMGQLLAYGSPQSVGVLYPEWLNTFQDGKGMTAWVGSLVSGVGLIASPICSACVVNFGARPVTIFSGVMVSGGLMLSAFAPNVQFLIFSYGIVVGLGCGLVYAATVTITCQYFDKRRGLALGIVTTGTSIGGFLYATAQNEFIALFGLDGCLLLIGCFALNIIACAGLMRPLHLPAYYLKQRAALAEKAEEKVLEKTPVVEDPIKKNQSVNVLITAETKEPPPYEKSLLSYVALVRLMKKKQKEYTEYLNSTRELLQNRVFLAMCVSLFAYCLGAYTPLLFLEDLAQSEGLINGISTIPLVSIMSIAAGVGKLLLGIMMDIRWMNSIFLYAFTLLGSGVALLVIPVTKNYAGLQVISAVLGFFSGNWSVIPYMTTKVVGMDRLTEAYGILMFFGGFSIMLGPPVAGWIYDWMHSYDLAFYFSGSFVLLGGAGLFLSALSCWNKNQEETNTPETEYTNDYEKVATVA; encoded by the exons ATGAGCGCCCGGAACACTAGGCAAGCCCCGGACGGTGGATGGGGTTGGGCCATTGTGGTTGCCTCTTTCATGGGTCAGCTCCTGGCCTACGGCTCGCCCCAGTCCGTGGGAGTGCTTTACCCGGAATGGCTGAACACCTTCCAGGATGGCAAAGGCATGACAGCATGGGTCGGCTCTCTCGTGTCTGGGGTTGGACTCATTGCTA GTCCCATCTGCAGTGCCTGTGTTGTGAACTTCGGGGCCAGACCTGTGACCATCTTCAGCGGGGTCATGGTCTCCGGAGGGCTTATGCTTAGCGCTTTTGCACCCAATGTTCAGTTTCTCATATTTTCCTATGGGATAGTTGTTG GACTAGGCTGTGGACTTGTTTATGCTGCTACTGTAACCATCACTTGCCAGTATTTTGACAAGAGACGAGGTCTTGCTCTCGGCATTGTTACAACAG GTACAAGTATTGGAGGTTTTCTCTACGCTACGGCGCAGAATGAGTTCATTGCACTCTTTGGACTCGACGGCTGCCTTTTGCTTATTGGCTGTTTTGCACTAAACATCATCGCCTGTGCTGGACTCATGAGACCCCTGCACCTGCCGGCCTACTACCTGAAACAGAGAGCAGCCCTGGCTGAGAAGGCCGAGGAGAAGGTTCTGGAAAAGACCCCTGTCGTGGAGGACCCCATCAAGAAAAATCAGTCCGTCAACGTTCTCATCACAGCAGAGACGAAAGAGCCTCCACCGTACGAGAAGAGCCTCCTGAGTTATGTGGCGTTGGTGCGGCTCATGAAGAAGAAACAGAAGGAGTACACCGAATACTTGAACTCGACAAGGGAACTGCTTCAGAACAGGGTCTTCTTGGCCATGTGTGTGTCTTTGTTCGCGTATTGCCTGGGTGCGTACACTCCTCTTCTCTTCCTGGAGGATTTGGCCCAGAGCGAGGGTCTCATCAATGGCATCAGCACCATCCCGCTGGTCTCAATCATGTCCATCGCTGCAGGAGTGGGAAAGCTGCTGCTGGGCATCATGATGGACATCCGCTGGATGAACAGCATCTTTCTGTACGCCTTTACCCTGCTGGGCTCGGGGGTGGCTCTTCTCGTAATCCCCGTCACCAAGAACTATGCTGGGCTGCAGGTCATCTCAGCGGTGCTGGGGTTTTTTTCCGGAAACTGGTCCGTCATACCCTACATGACCACTAAGGTTGTGGGAATGGATCGTCTGACTGAGGCATACGGGATCTTGATGTTCTTTGGTGGATTTAGTATAATGCTCGGACCACCTGTCGcag GCTGGATTTACGACTGGATGCACTCCTATGACCTGGCGTTCTACTTCAGTGGGAGCTTCGTGCTGCTGGGAGGAGCTGGCCTTTTTCTATCTGCTTTGTCCTGTTGGAACAAGAACCAGGAAGAAACCAACACACCAGAAACAGAATACACAAATGATTATGAGAAAGTGGCGACGGTGGCCTGA